The following DNA comes from Miscanthus floridulus cultivar M001 chromosome 5, ASM1932011v1, whole genome shotgun sequence.
GCTCAGCCGCCGCCTCTTCCAATTTCAAGGTACTTCTCTACCTTCTCCCGGCATTCTTCTGTTCTTTCTTCAGTAATTCCAATGCAATCAAGGATAAGAGAAAGACTAACGAGATTATATGGATTTATTATGGATCGCACTGCCTAGCTGCACTATGAAAAACAGTGATTTAACTGAATTGAGGTAAATAAAATGGAAATCTCGCGTCCTCACAAACCGCAACTTTTAAAGTTCAAACCTGTATACACCTTTGCTACTGCCTTTTTCCATTGAATGATATGATTCACATGCTCCTAACTCAAATCCAAGCAAGTAATAAAatcctaaggccttgtttgaatGCGCATGTATTCGTCTCAATCCACGTGTGTGagtgaagtggattggagtgaaattaaactaaattacattccattccactccaggACACGTGGATTGAGTTGGATACACGTgctgcatccaaacaaggcctaactgAACTAGACGGAGGAACTGTTTGATTGGTTTATAAGTGACAGCCTTGGAGTATTAGGACTAAAATACCCATTAGTTAACTGAAAAAACGCAAAACAAGAAATTATACTATAATGTTATCACCATGTTCTGAAAATTTAAAATGTAAATCACTGCATAAACCTTTTCTCCTCTGCTACATTTCTATTGTGTGATTATTTCCATTCCCCTTTACTCTTCACAGTTCTCCATGGCCTATGACAAGCATGTGTACTTGTTAGTCTCCTGAGTGTTATGGCTAGTTTCAGTACGATTTTATGTTGATCCATGCCAAATTATACCCTTTTAGGACTCTAGGAATATCTAGGCCCCTTCTCTCCGTACTATGCATATTAGAAACACAAATACACCAGTAATAGTACGTATTCCATTCCCATCTTGCTGCCACTAGAATCAACTTCTGATCAAATTGCAGGGTGTGGACAGTTCACATGGCTCTGTGGATGCTATTGAAGCTGCAAAAGCATTGGCACTGTCAAGCAGCGCTGTCGCCGCAGTATCCGGAGCTGTTGATTTCATCACTGATGGGAAGCAGGTTGTCAGCGTGAGCAACGGTGTGCCCATGATGCAGAAGATCACCGCAACAGGGTGCGCTGTGACTGCTCTTATTGCTGCATTTGTCGCCATGGAACCTTCGGATGCCATAGTTGCTGCAGCATGTGCTCTTGCCATCTTTGGTCTGGCGGGTGAGATTGGGATGGAGTCAGCCAAGGGGCCTGCCTCTCTTAGGATGCACCTCATCGATGCTCTCTACTGCCTCGATGAAGAAACGGTCACCTCTCGAGTTAGGATTTCCTTGCGACCATGATCCGTGGACGCGTGCGATGGCTACTGTTTTTCAGGTAAATACGGAGTTAAGGAATAATGTAAAGGCTGAGTTCACTTTTCTGAAATGTCTTGATAACCATGATACGAGGCAGATCAGTGATTGCCCATCCATGAAAATCATAGACACTCTCCTATGACCTTCACGACTGTACGAAATACCTAGGTTTGATGCCTCAATTTTGTGCCTGAATTGTCAGCTGCACAGATTTAGTAGAATATACAGAAAAATGAGGAACTTGTTCTTGATCAGTTCAGGCTGAAGACATGGAGGCACGATGGAGTAATAATACACATCACTGGATGTGTGTTCTACCTGTCGATGTAGCACGATGGTGTCATGGAAACATGGAGGTACGTTGAGATGATAATAATGGTACCATAGAGACATAGGCACGTTGTGATGATAAAGAGGGCTACTGTCAAGAAGATACATGTGAAATAGGCCACTAGTTAGCGGCTATCTCCGGTTATCTCTGGCTATTAGCGGCAGCGATTGTTTAGCGCTAAAAGTTGTATCTCCTAGCTGTACTCTTCCCCAGCAGCAATCTCCGGCTATAGCAGCAGCTATAGCtagagatttaaaactttgttagCTATACTTCAATAAATGCGAACCCATCATCGCCGGACCATGGACCAGTGGATGCAAATTGATTTTCGATCGCTCCCAGTAGCGATGGACTGAGAAATTGAGAATCAAATGAATCCTGATAAAGGTAAAGGAAGAAAACATCGCAACATATCTCATCACCAGATCATGTTGTTTGAGTAGGACTCGCATATAACCTGTTAGTTACTTGTTAATTACTAGTATGTACTGATTCTGATGGCTAGATGGAAATTAACTGAACGTAACTGTCCATCTAATTATACCTGTCTCCAATATATATAATGCCATCCAATGCGCAAGCAAGCGTAGTCTGTCTATCTTTAATTAATCCCCAGCGACAGCTATTAGTAGCTTAATTACATTATGGTTTTCTCTTCTACATCTCCCTGCCTGTCTTCTCTATCCTAGCTAGTAGTAGGACGAGCTCTTGTGGATggtgaggatgttgagcatgaggAGGACGAGGTTGGCGAAGGCGCCGATGAGGGAGACGatgacggcggccatggcgcgctCGCAGAATCGGCCGTAGACGTTGCAGACCTTGGCCCAGCGCACGTGCGAGTTGCCGCGCTCGCCCAGGATGCCGAACTCCGCGGCGGCGCCCACGGCCGAGTAGAGCAGCGCCAGCGCCAGCAGGTCCCCCACCATCACGGGCACCATGGCGGCTCGGCTCCGGCACgctgccagcgccgccgccgagaACAGGCACACCATAGCGTTCGCCACCACGAAGTACCTGCATGCGTATACACATGCATGGAAGGTTGGAAGCACATGCATGTTCAGTAATTAATCAGTGTATGATGGAAGTGAAATATACTAATTTTGAGGAAATGAAATTCGGTGGCGGCCCTGTGTTTATTTAAGCTTGGATGTTTCAGAGAGCGATGAGCTATTTTGCAGGAACGAATGCAGACATTGACACGTCTTATTGTGCGTACACAGTGCAACACATGAgcattagagcaaggctaataatacagccggctatTGGCCGGTAGCAAGCTCTTCAGTATTAATACATGATCCACTTATCTCTCTCATAGAGTTTCTCGGTTCTTGtcgttagattgatctctaacctaactggacccaacggcccagttgggcctttgatttgtgccctgatcgggggcgcccagcccaccatggctagagggcccctgtcaccctgtgctataaaaagaggtggaggCTAGCGGCTCAGGTCGgcggctctaatcacgaggttgacctgagcctgACCTCCCCACCgataaaccctaaacccgatctaagtgaggggcgcagccagtgacgggaagtgcctccaccactgcactgcgccgccGTCGATCTTCACCGCCGGTATCGCATCTCTGACcgatcttcaccgaccgtcgctgcccgtgcgtagACATCACCAACGAACCCGATGGCGGCCACCGAACCCTCCCCCTCCTCGGTGTCAGGTTCAGCACCATCTCTCCTGTCTCTCTCTAGTTCGTTCTACATGTATTAGGATCTACTGCTTCTCATTTTATACCGAATAGGACACGTCtatggctagatctatgatccctATGATCCAACAATTCAACATTGGTGCCATAGCCTCGTTTAGGTATAGGTCTAGCTTAAGATGTTTAGATCCAGTGCGggtctaagaagaagaagagggtttcggccgacaaagggttcggttaaaccctaacttcgatcctttcggatctgagaaaagaggagggttcggatgaaccctaaccctaactgggttaaagaagAAGCAGGGCTCGTTTTCATGTCAAAATTGAACCCTAAAACCCGAAATCAATtcgggaaaaagaaaaaacagtgcacatccctaaccctaaccctaaccctaatccccaaatcgGTTGAATCAGAACCAAAAGAGAACAAGAACCAAAGAAAGGGGAGGGGAAGAGGGAAACTCAGAGGGATTACCTCGTCGTCGTCCAAATGGCGCGCGGAGAAAAGAGGGCTGAACCCGGGGGGAGCTGGTCGCCGGAACTGGCCACAGGGgcaccgtggccaggctgctcgacggcggcgcgctcacccgctggggagcgcacacgccggcgagggggccggcgacggcgccgggggCTCTCTGCTCGCTCTCGCCGTCGTTGCTCGTCGCTCGGTGCTGCGGTACTGAGGAAAGAAGAGAGAGCGgagtgaggcgaagagagagagagagggccgggaagaatgagctagggtttcctCGGGGGCGCGCGGCGTCGGGGTGTTATTCCGAGTGAAACGCCCGCTCGGTCGTCGGATCGGCGCGGACGGCCGAGATCGAACGGGCCAGCGTCGCGGCCTAGGCGGGCGCACGCGGCCGAGCGACtttgctggcccaggcccaggttgcggcctgggtgcggccggtCGCCGCACAGAGAGGTGGGCCAGTATGTTTTGCTGGCTGGGTCGAGTGAACAGTGATGAAACGAATCTATTTTTTTGTTGTTTCCTTTTCCAGTAAATATTTATTTCCTAAAAAATGAATAAAtgacttaaagaaaatagaaaagagaattttcctatgggtaaaattcatcaAATTGAATGATTTtctgctgcgtatttaaagatgtaattttcattattaaattcgaaccaacgagagaatttaattttgaaaaatagatatgttttaattgattataatattgttattattctgaccaacgttgattaatggcaatattatgatgttttgttttgcattaattctatttctgcccaacggtgatgtagaattagtgtagagaataattgtgttttaattttgaccaacgttgaaactAAGGTATgtaattgttattgttattatttatgttctcacattatttgaattgtgtttttcaggcggatacaacttgatgagttgtatcaaagagatccccactctaaaaggtgataactatattgagtggaagaaaaagatcaacctagctttcatcctcgctgaggtgggctgggtagtcaccacaccatgtctcacagagcctgtggcaccagtgtgggagacaaacgaggctgatgccgcctGGGCAACCAGAGAGAGGGACTTTGCATCCCAAAGAATATCCTATgatcttgagcataggaaattGGTCActtgccaacaagaagtgtttggctgtgataagaacacgattgagcctacaattatgggctcaatcctagagtgtgacatcGTCACTGAGTatctagaaagaataaagagtcagtttactggctcttcaaagacatatgctacccagctgataaagcatcTGATgatagagagatactcaggcaatggtggcattagagagcacatactaaggatgagccatttggcatccaagctaaaaccaatggatctggctctcaaggatgagttccttatccatctggtttttgcttccttgccaaaagagtttgacacttttgttgccAACTATAACATACAGCCTGAGAAATGgaacatggagaggctcatggctatgtgtgtgcaagaggaggagagaatgaaagctgccaatggtggcactatcaattatctgaaagataacaagaaaaagaatactaatgccaacttctcctcaaagtcaaagggaaagggtcccatgctacaTCAGCCTCAGtaaaacaagttcacagtagagaaagatcaatgtctccactgcaagaagatgggacattataagaaagattgtcccgattacctaaagatgatcatggcaaagaaaggtgagaatattattacgttcataaatgaatccctgtatgtacagtattcaaaatctacttggtggattgactcaggtgcaactgttcatattgctaattctttatagggattaagttcgacgaggactacgcaaagaagcgaaagacacgttaaagttatAAATGTAGTCCAAGCAgaagttgaagccgttggcgatctttctctagagctagctgatggtttcaaactcatacttagagatgttctttatgttccctcgttaTAGAGGAACTTAATTAGTGTGTCATGTttggacaatgatggttatgattgccattttggaaatgacaaatgtaagataacatttaatgatgcatgtgttggtcttgctatcttacagaatgagctttatttgttatcactacgtgataatgtgaatgttgtatgcgatgatgggaacgttgcgtgcgacaatgtgaatgtatcctcgtctgcggatgtaaatagaaaacgaaagagagctcacgatgtgttgtcgaaattatggcactgtcgtttaggtcatatttcaaggggagaatagaaagactagttaagaatgatattcttcctccattagagctctcagatttagaacaatgcagagattgtataaaaggaaagtatgtaaagaaaattaagaaagatgtcaaacgaaagCACagaaattttacagattattcacacagacatatgtggtccatttcctgtaaagagtgtggatggttatgattcgttcataacattcatagatgattactccaattatggctatatttatccaatcaaagaaagaacagaagcattggataaatttaagatatttaaggtagaggttgaaaaccaacacaatttaaagattaagatagtcaggtccaatcgtgggggggagtactactggttggcataccccatatggccaagtttctgaaccttttgcaaggtttttacaggagaatgacatagttacccagtattcaacaccgggcgaacctcaacagaatggagtagctgaaagatgtaatcgtaccttgatggatatggtgcgcagtatgataagttactccaccttaccattgagcaTATGGATGAAGGCGTTAAAAATCGCCatttatattctcaatagagtaccaagtaaatcgatgctcaaaacaccgtatgagttgtggacaggaagagtaccctcacttaacgacttgcgtgtgtgggggagccctgctgaggctaaagtatttaacccaaacattaggaagctagatcccaaaacagtgagttgctatttcattggctacccagaaaagtcaaaaggtcttcgtttctactgtccagatagacatacaaagtttgtggaaacgagacacgctatctttctagaggatgaaatgatgagggagagcatgatagctcgagaaattaaccttgaagagaagcaggtATATGCatccactccgatgattcataagccattttctcactacctgctatcgctgcaccgacaatgcaagacactgtggtgccagcacctgttgttatcccgcctatggcaacaatgaataatgATGAGAGACCTgatcttcaggatcctatagaaccaattgtcacaaatgagggggagcaacaacagcctcaaacagaagatgtgccaaatatggaggcccctagaaggtctcaaagagttagaaaatcagctattcctgctgattacgAAGTGTACAATACTggggaatttcaaatggaggatgatcccacctcatttgaagaagccatgagaagtgatcattcatcaaagtggcttgaggccatgaaagatgaaataaaatcaatgaatgctaataaagtttgggatttagagatAGTTTCTAAAGGAGCctaaaatagtaggctgtaaatgggtctacaagacaaagcttgactctcaaggaaatatagagagatataaagcccgacttgtggcaaaaggctttacgcaaagagaagggattgattacaatgagacattttctccagtctcatgtaaggattctttcagaatcataatggcattagtggcacattataatctagaattacatcagatggatgtaaagacgacatttctcaacggagacttcgaggaaaatgtttacatggcacaaccgaaaggttttgtcatggaaggaaaagaacgaatgggatgtcgcctaaagaaatctatttatggattaaaacaagtttcaagacagtggtacttgaagtttgatcagataataaagaattttggatttaaagagaatattgaggataattgtgtctatacaaagtttaagaatgagaagttcatcttccttgtcctgtatgtggatgatatcttacttgctagtactggagacaaagaagtttttgtcctcaaagtttgatatgaaagatcttggtgaagcttcgttcgttctagggatcgagattcaccaagatagaagtaaaggggtattaggactgtcacaaaaggcatacatagaaaaattttaaagaaattcagtatgcacaaatgtagtccctcacctgctcctatagtcaagggcgacagatatggggattttcaatgccctaagaaccaatatgagatcgatcaaatgaaagtggttccatatgcttcagctgtcggaagcttgtaaTATGCTCTAGTATGCATGCGCTCTGACTTAGTATTTGTTACCGAGTTACTTGAcaaattccagagcaatcctggaatagaacactgaaaattggtaaagaaagtcttgcgctATTTACAAGGAACGaaatgcctcatgatgacgtataggagatctgattcactccatatagtggggtattcagattctgattatgcgggagatgatagaaaatccacatctagatatgtattcactctcgcaaggggagctattttatgaaaaagctcaaaacaaaccgtcactacatcgtccacaatgtatgccgagtttgtagcgtgttatgaggcaacaagGCAGGTGAACTGGTTAAAGAAGTTTAtatccggtttgaaggtggttgacgacatctataaaccactaaagttatactgcgataataatccagcagtacagtatgctcacaataataagtcaagtggtgctgccaaacacattgacataatgtattatgttatgaaagataaagtccagggatcaagtcataagtcttgagcatataagtacagtaaaGACTGCTCGCGTATCCGCTTACAagaggcttaccacccaacatgttcagagaacatgtagccgacataggtttaaggaaaagcctataattcttagacaaaagaaggcccaaagataagtatctatttcagaacagagtagtgtgttgtagctgttaaatctatcgacaatggaccgtgacgatgagacatgatctatgcgctaatctataatggaatgaacaaaagtaaagaatatgaaagtgaaagatggaaagagatcaagggggaagattgttagattgatctctaacctaactggactcaacggcccagttgggcctttgatttgtGCCCTGATCGGGGATGTCCAACCCATCATGGCTAGAGagcccctgtcaccctgcgctataaaaagaggtgggggctggCGGATCTAATcatgaggttgacctgagccgacttctccaccgacaaaccctaaacccgatctaagtgagggacgcaagccagtgacgggaagtgcCTCCACCGCTGCATTGCGCCGCCGTCGATCTTCACCGCCGGCACCGCATCTCCGACCaatcttcaccgaccgtcgctgcccgtgcacaACATCACCAACGAACCCGATGGCGGCCACCGAACCCCCCCCTCCTCGGTGTCAGGTTCAGCACTATCTCCCTGTCTCTCTCTAGCTCGTTCTACATGTATTAGGATCTACTGCTTCACCTTTTATACCGAATAGGACAAGTCtatggctagatctatgatccctATGATCCAACAGTTCAATACTTGTGTCTAAGCcggactgtaagcttacagcccagtTTCTTCTCTCTCATCTTCTCTTTCCTCCACCTCAGCGTTCAATCTACTTGCGGCTGTTATTATAATTGCTCTTAGCCAGTGAAGGGCGAAGTACTGTACTCCCAATTATAAATGGTGGGGTTCGAGTTTGTGACTGAAAACGTGAGGGAGTGAGTGCGTGCCTGGGTGGTGACGGACCAGTTGCCCTGAATGCTAGCCGAATAATGCGTTCGTTGTATCGTAGATGTGTGCATCGTTTTCATTCAGACCTAATTATTCCTATATGTTTGCTACAACTACAGTATTATTATTGGTTAGTGCCCACTACACTGCATATATATTTTACATACACACGATGACCCTTTGCCGCTTGTGTGAATAAGTGAATATGGATGAACCACCTTTGCCGCTTTGCGGGCCTACCGCGCGGGTAATCAAACCTCGCGTGGAACGAACTGAATATAATGCGGGTACACATGAAAAGCAGCATCGATCAGCCATGGATGGGATCGGTGGATGGATACGGGCGGTGCAGCAGCTGGGCACGCAACTGATGATCGAGACGAGTTTGGCATCAACAGATAGTAATGGAAAACACATGGAATGGACAGGCGAGACAACTAAACTCTCGCATCTCTGATTTGCATTaatgcaaattttttttttgaaaaaaggcaATCGAGCAtcagcatgttcggttggctggttcgtatcgttgctggttcgtgaagaagtactgctggctggtttgtatgagagaaaaatattgtttcggctgaaaatttacgatcgtttacgacaagccacaaccaAACGAACAGACTACATTACATTTGGCTCCGGAAGCGTCGACGGCGGATGGATCATCATTGGATCCGAATCGGATAGCCTTGCCTTGCAATGGCTGGTCCAGCATGCGACCCGTCATATGCTACGGAATTACCAGGACTTTGCcaggcctgttcgtttggctgtggcttgtcgtaaacgatcgtaaatttttagctggaacaatatttttctctcacacaaatcagccagcagtacttcttcacgaaccagcaataatatgaaccagtcaaccgaacagACTGGTTGATAGGTCGCCCATCATTCGGTCAGGCTGGATGAGTAGCAAGCAGATAGTCGATTCGGGCAGCTTCGATCCGATTCCAATCCCCCAAGCCAAATCTCTATCCGGATCGATCGGACGCTCCGCCTTTTTTTAAAGGGCCAACCGGCGGCCGCTCGGACCTCATCAGGAATTTCTTTGTCAGGATCATACTAgtatagaaataatttgtaataGAAGTGGTTATCTTAGTACGTCATCACTAACCTTTGTGGAGGCACTGTAGCTATACACTCGTTACaagaaatcaatttttagaggcggttctaTTAAGAAATCTGTCTCAAAATGTATCAATTTTAGGATGGTTCCGTTAAGagaaccatctctgaaaaatgcTATTTCCAAGGATGGTTGCTCATGTCAACCGTATGTGAAAATGAGTGATTTAGAGAACCGCCTTAAAAATAGCAGCTgcacaaataaattcatatctttttAAATAAAgtcggatgaagacaaactttatatcaaagttatagAGCCCGAAGAGATCTAAAATTTTATAGTTAATAAAATTtttgtttgagatcatttagggttccaaatatataaattaagtcttagattttgaattttaaatttttaaatttttcaaatgaccttggatgaAGAAATGTTCTATAGAAAAGTGTAGTGCTCGACGagatataaaactttatagttgaaagttTTCTCATTTAAGATTGTTTATGAGTTAAAATATTGATTATAAGATTCGTGCGTATTAGTACAAATAAATAGCATTGTAGAACTAGACACAAGCGACTGTGTGGTCCTCAACCCTTCGGGCTACATTAGAaatattttttcttatttttattagacTGTAAatgattttttaaaatttttaaaattaTTTTTAGGAACCGTTGACTTAAGTCAACCACCTCTGAAAATCGATTTTTAAAACCGTCTCTGAAGATCACTTATTTTTACGATCGCTGATATAGTAGCGGTTTTAAAACCGTCTCTGGAGATCATTTTTGACCGTCTCTAAAAAAAATTGTTTTCTGTACTAGTGTCAGGAGCCATATATGAATGGGATGATGGTGGGTAGTGTTATGTTAGCCGTCCATATCGACCACGATCACGACGCATGAGGCATGACGATCGATCGTCTCATATCTTCGTCGTCGTCTCCTGCTTTCGCACAATAATGGTACGGACAGGGGCACGTGGTGTGCCCAACGCGCCACGCATCCCCGACCTTCGGCAGGTCGTGTGCTATGCATATGACCTCGATCGCTCACTCTCTAGCCGCATATATAGGTGGGGAGTATGTGTTGTCATTTTCTATGCCATCCCCATGCATCCTATCCTGAAGATTGGCTGATGCCCCAATTTACTACTAGTACAAGCTCGTAGTGCCACTACGATACATACTCTCGTACTACTGCAATATATATTAAGCTAAGTTCAGTGTCATGCTGTTGCACGTATTACATCGTATACACGTCCCTAACTATACGATAAATCATGAACTATCCAACATATACTAGCTACTGTTTGTAATGTTTACAGTTCGGTTACGTAAAGTGGatcaagatttttttttaaaaaaaactaaaattcaCACCAGCTCTACCACAATTAATATTGTTTCAGAATTCCAACATATATATGAATGGAGGTTGCTGCCGATCGCCCTCGCGAAAGCATTTTGTCTGTTTGTTTCTCTCTATCAGTCCACCCTCCACCCTATAAAGATTTGAGAGATATTGGTCGGTGGGAATATATAATGACATATATATCCAGTCATCCAGATATATATGCACGTATACGCGCGCATACTAGAAGCAGGGGCAAGGCAACACGTATGGAACACCATCATAAACGGTGAAAGTCCATCCATACCTATATGCTGCTGAGTGTTGAGCatgcaacatgtatatatatacatgtgctgCCTCGTATCTGGAACGATACACATCTCTATCCATCTCTCATCTCATCTCTGTGTAGCTATCTACGAGGACGACGTCTATAACAACTAGTACGTACACCTAGAGACTATAAATAAATACATATAAATACAGCAAACAACAAGCGTATAGAGACTAGTACGTAGACTGCAGCGTGGCAGCATGTGTGACATGTGTACATGCGGGGCAGACAATTTGTTTCGTGATCGAATTTGTAGCGCAGGGTACGTAGTAGTTTTCTTGCCTTTTGTTTCTTTTCCCCGGTGGCAAGATAGCACTACGACGACGACAAGAAGACGAGCAAGAGCAAGCggcggtggagagagagagagagctagagaGTGAGAGGCCGGCTGTCACGCCCAGCCAGAAGGATAGGTCGCCGGCGTGCACGTGCGGCTGGGAGCACGGCGACGGCGCTGCCTCGAGCAGATAACAGAAAGAGGGCGAGAGGATCCGGAACTGATATTTTTCTTATTCGCTGACCTCCCAACCACCCACACAGCGAGTATAAGAGTTCGGTCTTACAATTTAACGGGCCAAGCCCAGACAAACAACCACGCGGCTCGCAGGCCGGCTAACAGGCCCTTTCAGCTAGTTCAGACCAAACACGAAGGACAGCCGGAGGCCTGGTCGTGACATCTCCCCCTCCTTAAGCAGCAGCGCGCCCTCGCGATGCAGAAGCAGCAGGCTGCAGCAGTGAGGAAGGGATATCCGTAGCTCGCTCCCAGGTAGCCCAATGTACTGGACAAGACTCACGCTGCAACAAGGCAACCGG
Coding sequences within:
- the LOC136452184 gene encoding hydroxyethylthiazole kinase, which encodes MDVGAKEERDQVWWGHRAWSLLSAVRARAPLVQCITNLVSMDIAANVLLAAGASPAMVHSLREVPDFTPRCDAVYVNVGTLSEDWLPSMRAAAFPGRPWVLDPVAAAASGFRMEACLELLSLCPAVVRGNASEILALASRSAAASSNFKGVDSSHGSVDAIEAAKALALSSSAVAAVSGAVDFITDGKQVVSVSNGVPMMQKITATGCAVTALIAAFVAMEPSDAIVAAACALAIFGLAGEIGMESAKGPASLRMHLIDALYCLDEETVTSRVRISLRP